A single window of Watersipora subatra chromosome 11, tzWatSuba1.1, whole genome shotgun sequence DNA harbors:
- the LOC137407945 gene encoding protein psiQ-like → MVPSVCVANTCITNCAANTCITNCVANTCITNCVANTCITNCVANTCITNCVANTCITNCVANTCITNCVANTCIANWVANTCITNCAANTCITNCVANTCITNCVANTCITNCVANTCITNCVANTCITNCVANTCITNCVANTCITNCVANTCNTNCVANY, encoded by the exons ATGG TTCCAAGTGTTTGCGTCGCTAACACGTGCATCACTAACTGCGCCGCTAACACGTGCATCACCAACTGCGTCGCTAACACGTGCATCACTAACTGCGTTGCTAACACGTGCATCACTAACTGCGTCGCTAACACGTGCATCACTAACTGCGTCGCTAACACGTGCATCACTAACTGCGTCGCTAACACGTGCATCACTAACTGCGTCGCTAACACGTGCATCGCTAACTGGGTCGCTAACACGTGCATCACTAACTGCGCCGCTAACACGTGCATCACCAACTGCGTCGCTAACACGTGCATCACCAACTGCGTCGCTAACACGTGCATCACTAACTGCGTTGCTAACACGTGCATCACTAACTGCGTCGCTAACACGTGCATCACTAACTGCGTCGCTAACACGTGCATCACCAACTGCGTCGCTAACACGTGCATCACTAACTGCGTCGCTAACACGTGCAACACTAACTGCgtcgctaattattaa
- the LOC137407944 gene encoding mRNA decay activator protein ZFP36L3-like has product MIQQNSILGCQPTEQVFILTVGARLTVGARLTVGARLTVGARLTVGARLTVGARLTVGARLTVGARLTVGARLTVGARLTVGARLTVGARLTVGARLTVGARLTVGARLAVGARLTVGARLTVGARLTVGARLTVGARLTVGARLTVGARLTVGARLAVGARLTVGARLTVGARLTVGARLMVGARLTVGAQLTVGAQLTVGA; this is encoded by the coding sequence ATGATACAGCAAAACTCCATTCTGGGGTGTCAGCCAACAGAACAGGTATTCATATTAACGGTTGGAGCACGACTAACGGTTGGAGCACGACTAACGGTTGGAGCACGACTAACGGTTGGAGCACGACTAACGGTTGGAGCACGACTAACGGTTGGAGCACGACTAACGGTTGGAGCACGACTAACGGTTGGAGCACGACTAACGGTTGGAGCACGACTAACGGTTGGAGCACGACTAACGGTTGGAGCACGACTAACGGTTGGAGCACGACTAACGGTTGGAGCACGACTAACGGTTGGAGCACGACTAACGGTTGGAGCACGACTAGCGGTTGGAGCCCGACTAACGGTTGGAGCACGACTAACGGTTGGAGCACGACTAACGGTTGGAGCACGACTAACGGTTGGAGCACGACTAACGGTTGGAGCACGACTAACGGTTGGAGCACGACTAACGGTTGGAGCACGACTAGCGGTTGGAGCACGACTAACGGTTGGAGCACGACTAACGGTTGGAGCACGACTAACAGTTGGAGCACGACTAATGGTTGGAGCACGACTAACGGTTGGAGCACAACTAACGGTTGGAGCACAACTAACGGTTGGAGCATGA